A region of Saimiri boliviensis isolate mSaiBol1 chromosome 8, mSaiBol1.pri, whole genome shotgun sequence DNA encodes the following proteins:
- the RHO gene encoding rhodopsin, which translates to MNGTEGPNFYVPFSNATGVVRSPFEYPQYYLAEPWQFSMLAAYMFLLIVLGFPINFLTLYVTVQHKKLRTPLNYILLNLAVADLFMVFGGFTTTLYTSLHGYFVFGPTGCNLEGFFATLGGEIALWSLVVLAIERYVVVCKPMSNFRFGENHAIMGVVFTWVMALACAAPPLAGWSRYIPEGLQCSCGIDYYTLKPEVNNESFVIYMFVVHFTIPMIIIFFCYGQLVFTVKEAAAQQQESATTQKAEKEVTRMVIIMVIAFLICWVPYASVAFYIFTHQGSNFGPTFMTLPAFFAKSAAIYNPVIYIMMNKQFRNCMLTTICCGRNPLGDDEASATVSKTETSQVAPA; encoded by the exons ATGAATGGCACAGAAGGCCCTAACTTCTACGTGCCCTTCTCCAACGCGACGGGCGTGGTGCGCAGCCCCTTCGAGTACCCGCAGTACTACCTGGCGGAGCCATGGCAGTTCTCCATGCTGGCCGCCTACATGTTCCTGCTGATCGTGCTGGGCTTCCCCATCAACTTCCTCACGCTCTACGTCACCGTCCAGCACAAGAAGCTGCGCACGCCTCTCAACTACATCCTGCTCAACCTAGCCGTGGCCGACCTCTTCATGGTCTTCGGTGGCTTCACCACCACCCTCTACACCTCTCTGCATGGATACTTCGTCTTCGGGCCCACAGGGTGCAATTTGGAGGGCTTCTTTGCCACCCTGGGCG GTGAAATTGCCCTGTGGTCCTTGGTGGTCCTGGCCATCGAGCGGTATGTGGTGGTGTGTAAGCCCATGAGCAACTTCCGCTTTGGCGAGAACCATGCCATCATGGGCGTTGTCTTCACCTGGGTCATGGCACTGGCCTGCGCCGCACCGCCCCTCGCCGGCTGGTCCAG GTACATCCCTGAGGGCCTGCAGTGCTCATGCGGAATCGACTACTACACGCTCAAGCCGGAGGTCAACAACGAGTCCTTTGTCATCTACATGTTCGTGGTCCACTTCACCATCCCCATGATTATCATCTTCTTCTGCTATGGGCAGCTTGTCTTCACCGTCAAGGAG GCCGCCGCCCAGCAGCAGGAGTCAGCCACCacacagaaggcagagaaggaggtCACCCGGATGGTCATCATCATGGTCATCGCTTTCCTGATCTGCTGGGTGCCCTATGCCAGCGTGGCATTCTACATCTTCACACACCAGGGCTCCAACTTCGGTCCCACCTTCATGACCCTCCCAGCGTTCTTCGCCAAGAGCGCCGCCATCTACAACCCTGTCATCTATATCATGATGAACAAGCAG TTCCGGAACTGCATGCTCACCACCATCTGCTGCGGCAGGAACCCGCTGGGTGACGATGAGGCCTCCGCCACCGTGTCCAAGACGGAGACCAGCCAGGTGGCCCCGGCCTAA